A window of Fusarium musae strain F31 chromosome 1, whole genome shotgun sequence genomic DNA:
AAGTTACGACATGTGATGTGGGCGTCAATAGAGCCGAAGACCCCGAGACTCGGATCGAAATAGGAAGATGTGAAGTCGTACGAGAAACATCATACTTATATAACAAGCTGAGGTAATGTAGTCGGCGCCGGGTGAACGGGCCGGTCGGTGGCTTGAAGATATATATTTCTCGGTCAGTATTTCGCTTGTGCTACagtcgaagaagagaatagGAATGCAGTGCGTGGTAATTGCACCATTAGACCCGGGCTTTGGGTCATGGTGGGGGGACATGAAGAGCGGAGGACGATATCATCTGATGTTATATGTTGCGTGGGAGGTGCAATACCACGTTCAGCTGATTGGGCTATACACTTGTATCGGGTTTACGTGACATTCTCTCTGCTGCAAATGTAAGAAGCTTATCTATTTCCTGGAAACCAAATGGGTTCCTGTCCTCATATGACACTGTAGCATTTATCAACCCCGCATatcaccatcatgacaagCCTAGCTAGGTAATTATACGAAATACGTAATTGTTTCATCTCCTGCCGAGGAGCCAAATCATAAACGGTTCTCGGCGGTTCTCGGTTATTGCACAATTCATACATTTGCAGCTGTCAAACGACGATCAAGCCATTAGCTTTCTCAAACAGTAAAGACAGCTCAAGCAAAAGCGTGGGGAGCTCGATGGCGTGCTACGCGGGGTCCTAGTGAGCCATGCCCAAAGAGGCTTGGATACACAAGAATAAGAGCACTCAAAAGTGCATGTTGGATGAGTTGTGAGCGAGTATAAAGGGGGAATGGGTTGGTCTGTGAATCGCTGCTTTTGCTTACTCTTTGTTCTCCTGTTGTTCATATAGATTAGATCCTTTGATACGGGAAACgtgattcatcatggctgaggaACTTAGCAAGAACTTTGAGACACTGCAGCTTCACGCGGGGTACGTTATTCATTGTTAGCCTCGGCTTTGGTGCTGGGCTTTTCGACTGCTATACAGCTGTAGTTGAGTGCATAGAATTGTTTACAAGAACTCAACTGACTCGTTTCTTCCAGAGCCGAGGTTGATCCGACCACCAAATCGCGAGCTGTTCCCATTTACGCTACAACCGCATGTTCTCCCAAGCCTCATGACGCTCTCATTCATGAATTACTCACTAATACCGCATTTAGAGCTATGTCTTCGATGACTCTGCTCATGGAGCTAGGCTCTTTGGCCTCAAGGAATTTGGCAACATTTACAGCCGTATCATGAACGTGAGTTCTCAACTCCCCAACCGGCTTAACTCCCCACTTACACTACAAGCCAACTGTCGATGTCTTCGAGAAGAGAATAGCAGCTCTCGAAGGCGGCGTCGCAGCCCTCGCTGCCTCATCAGGCCAGGCTGCTCAGTTCCTCGCCATCAGCACCCTCGCTCAGGCTGGCGACAACATCGTCTCAACTTCTAACCTCTACGGTGGCACTTACAACCAATTCAAGGTCTTCTTCCCTCGCCTgggcatcaagaccaagttCGTCGATGGTGATAAGCCTGAGGACATTGCGGCTGCTATTGATGATAAGACAAAGGCTGTCTATGTTGAGAGTATTGGAAACCCCAAGTATAACATTCCTGATCTGGAGGCTATTTCCAAGGCTGCTCATGAGAAGGGTGTTCCTGTTATTGTAAGTCGACAATTCTGTAGTCTGGTGTCCGCTAGGCTAATGGTTATTTTAGGTCGACAACActtttggtgctggtggcTACTTCATCCGCCCTATCGACCATGGTGCTGATATCGTCGTTCACTCTGCCACAAAGTGGATTGGAGGACATGGAACCACAATCGGTGGTGTCGTCGTTGACTCTGGAAAGTTTGATTGGGGCAAGAACGCTGCTCGATTCCCTCAATTCCACGAGCCCTCTGAGGGATACCACGGTCTCAAGTTCTACGAGACCTTTGGCAACATCACTTTCATCATCCGCGCCCGGGTCGAAATCCTCCGTGACCTCGGTTCCACTCTCAACCCCTTTGCTGCTCAGCAACTACTCCTCGGCCTCGAGACTCTCAGTCTCCGCGCTGAGCGTCACGCCCAGAACGCTCTCGCCCTTGCTCAATATCTTGAGAAGAGCCCCTATGTCAGCTGGGTTTCATACCCTGGTCTCGAGAGCCACCCGTACCACGAGACAGCTAAGAAGTACCTCAAGAGAGGCTTTGGTGGTGTTCTGAGCTTTGGTGTCAAGGGCGGTGGTGCTGGaagtgaggttgttgatggcttcaagctTATTTCTAACTTGGCCAATGTTGGTGATGCTAAGACACTTGCTATTCACCCCTGGAGCACCACCCATGAGCAGCtctctgatgatgagaagcgcAGCTCCGGTGTCACTGAGGTATGCATTTCTTAACACTTGATTTGAGTTTAACTTGCTAACAAAAACAGGATTTGATCCGAATTTCGGTTGGCATCGAGCACATTGACGATATCATCGCCGACTTTGAACAGTCtttcaaggctgctgctgatgccaCCACCAACGGTCAGAAGAAGGATATCCCTGTAGGTGACAAGGAGGCTGAAGCTCCTCTTGCTCCTTAGAAAGATGCAAGACTGAGTGTTTGAAAGGGACTGTGATTAGGATTGACATGTTGAAATACCCACTAGGAGATtgaagagatgagaaagcGATAGTGTTTATCATGAAACTGTGCAATACCATTGGCTTGTGAACTTGCTTAATAATGACAAAAGAATATCCATATCGCTAGAAATGTCTCCTTGTCTGTATGTAACTTACGACGACGCCATATCCCTTCTCGTGACCTATACTTAGTGTTTCATTCTTTGAGACTGTAACCTCGCCGCTTCGGTCCAACCTTGCACCCCGTATTCACCGGCCATGAGACGCGCCTGGTCGAGGGTGATGTTTTCATAAACGGGACTCTCCTCTGAATCGTGCGTTTCCTTGTCTATCCCTTCGATTGCGGTAGCATGCTGATGAGTTCCCTCGCTCTTGGGTTCATCGCCACGAGAGATGCTCCGGCCATCGATGCAAGTAGGCTCATCCCATAATCTCAAAGAAAGAACCATATGGATACCAAGAACATCTTTGACCTTTCCATCGATCTCAAACACCTTATGAGGCCGAATTGAAAACCCATCCTTTTTGTTGCCAATGATTCCAACCTGCGCGCACAAGATAGCATTATCAAGTTTATCTCTAGTCCTGATAACCCACTTGGGCATGGGTCTGAATGAATGGATATATCTCTTTGGGACCATGGCGTCCGGCCCATTCTTCGCTACagccttccttttcttcccgACTACTCGGACTGCTTCCCAACTTTGATAGTGAACACTCCTGATAGTGCCCTTTATCTCTCTGACCACGGCTGCGGTGCGAAGCGACTCCTCTTGTTGGATGAGAGCGACCGACTTATCGAGTTCTTCGAGTTCAATGGTGGTTTCGACGAGAGATGGAAATTCGTCGCCAATCTCTGAACGGGCATTTCGAAAGTCTTGTATGAGTTTGCGAGCGTTTTCGATGAGCTCGTCGTGGCTCTTGACTCTCCCGATGAAATGACCACTCTGCCATGACTGGAGGATGAGTTAGTTTACCTCCAGAATGAACTTATGTAGGGTATCGTTTTACCTTTTTGCAATAATATtccattcttcttttctgaATATTATATGAAGAAGGCAGGTAACAGATGAGAATTGTCACGGCCTGGTATGTTGGAGGCTGATGTTGTGACTCACGTTCACAACTATGAGATCTACAGTCCCGTGACCACTCCTTGAAGATCCTATCATTTCAGTCGTCATTCTGAGGCACTGAAACGTATTGAGCTGTCTCCAGTCGCTGTGAACAAGTGAGAGCCATTCCTTTGAACAGGGACATGGTAATCAAGCTACCCTGCATGTGCCAAGGTGCAGGAGCCTGGTGGTGTCAAGATGACACAGCAAACTAGACCTATCAACGACATGTTGTCTTTACTAGAGCTCATCAGATTATTCAAAGAAATAGGGCTGTGTCCTTTCCACTAAAGCATAAAGGTAAACATAATCATCTGAATGACGAGTATAGCAAGGCGAGTGTGGAATAGACATAGGATTCTTTCGGAAGAGGGATCAGGATGGaaagaaaaagcaaggaaAGCATTCCGAACTCTTGTGAACCGATAGAAATGCACGTGTATCAGCCAATTGGACATGTCTAAAGATGCCAGTAGCTTCCAGCATCCGTCATTATAAGATACCCGGCCGCACAAGGTGAAGGGACAACGCACCGAGAGTAAAAAGTGGTAAGACCTCAGTTTTGCAACTTGTATTCAAAAGGCACTTTCGTGCTCTGGTCAGCTATGAAACTTGACCAAGCCGTGATAGACACGACCATATCAACGTCCACATATTATATTGACGAGTGCTAGTAGAGACATGTGACTTACATACTGTTGCAGCTCTCTTGAAACTGCAATAAGTCcgaaaaataataagaaatgTCATGTTCATCATGAGTTTATTGATCTTGTTAACCAGTACTTTGGCCCCATGAGTCAGATGTGACAGCGTTAGTGATTTTATCCTATGTGAATGAAGAcccaaagaagagagatcaTGATCGGATACTAGCCATCAAAACATGGACAGCACTTCCATACTATCAATGACCAGACTCGATCCCTATCAGCGAGACATGAATTGACGCACTCGCGTGTAAAGTCGTCAATAATGATTTAGAGAGACATAAACGTCGCCACTCGAGACATACTGGCTCCTTAACTCAAAGCGTGACTTGGGTTAGAAGTATAATCAACTACAATCTACAGAACGACTTGCGACTCGTGTTTTAACTCTCAGAACCAAATATCAGAGTGGCCCCAGCCGCATGGGTACATTGCTCCTGCAGAAGCAACTGTGCTTGAGGATGCAGATAGCTTTTACGTGGCTGATCTCAATGTTCGCACAACAGATTCTTTCTGTTTGCCATTACTACAACCGGATTCTACAACCTGACAGCTTTAAGCTACATAGTACTTCTCTATTGATGCGCAACAGCATGGTGACGAGTTTCTGGATATGTTCATGGCTGAGTTTCGAGAAGACAGGATGTGTGTGATGATAAGCTGGTATGAAGACCAAGAAACGGGGAGTGGTTTCGATGAGCTAGTTTTTGTAGGAAAAGATGACGATGGGTATTTGAAGGGAGCTCATGGATCATGTTAATGAGATGCCGAAGAGTGTTATTACCTCTTAGTTCGAACCAAGATGCTTGGGTAATATTGATGGATGATATGCGAATGTACTATCGCAATTTGAGATTACCGTATTTCACTAGATGCAGATTCAGCTCGTGTAGAGAATGCAGGGTCTTGACGGAGAATGTGATCCGAATGTCATCGCAGGATAGGTCGAAGAGTCAGTGGAACATGAGAGAGCGGGGGATCGTCACCAGGCGGCCGACCCTTGCAAGGGTGGTAGTGGCTTAAGACAGTCCAGGATAGCTTCAGCCATTTGAGCTGAGGTACAAATTGTGAGAATAAACAATGATTACAAAGCCTCAAAAAACGAGACAATCAAGCATATTTCTAAGTCTATTTCTTAGTCTGAATACGACTCTTTCCAGTATGAATAATGATGCGTTTGGGTGGTGTAGCACTCAAGctttcagcttcaaccaACCACCATAAAATAGCTGCACGCGCATGGCTTGGTAATGGTCCAGTCAGCTCTCCCTCATCAACTAGGCGCGGCTGAAACAAAGGTTAAATCTCTATCCATCTTAGAAATCACACATATAGAGCCGCCTCCTCATTCTTGTCTCCCGCACACCTTTCAATCTCAGTTGAAGCAAGATGAACTGTAACGAGCTCCAAGAGCACTCCAGAGCAGATTGCTTCCTGGTCAAAAAGCCGAGGGCGCTGCAATGGTTCTATAAGGGACAGCTTGtcaaggagaaagaggaggagcGCCAGGCTGGTCGCTTCGAGCTGTTCTTAGATCTTTTATGTAGGTATTCCCGTGCTATCATTCCAGCCCTGACTTACACTCTGTAGATGTCGCGATTGTCGCCAACTTCAGCGATGAGCTTGCTGAACATCCTGATGGTGCTCATCTAGCAAAGTACATACTCATCTTTGCGCCGGCATGGCATATCTGGGCTGATCTCCGCGAGATCATGAACTCGTATTATACCGATGATTTACTGCAACGACTCATTATTCTTTGGGTCATGGCGCTTCTGGTGCTGTATGCGAACAATGCCAACGATGCAGATGAGGACATTACTGCAATGCGGACTACCGTCGGAGCGTACCTCGTAGCCCGCTTCACGACCCTCAATGTATTCCTTGTCACCTCGTTTGCAGCGTATCAGCACCGCACACAGGCCCGGATCATGGCTGGGTTCATGTTTGTCGGTCTTCTCATTACCATTCCGCTTTTTCTTGAGGACATAAACATTCGCGCAAAAGCCGCCATCGTTGCCGTGGGCATCTTCTATCAAGAGGCGACATGGGCGCTTACTCTGAGTCCCTGGATCAAGGCTAAGCTACATTTGACTTATAGCACTGCAGTTGACATTGCGCACGAGATTGACCGAATGGGCGCTTTCtttatcatcatcctcggcgaGTTTGTATACAGCATCATTGTTGGCAACAAGACGGGCATTGGCTTGACTTCAGGATACGCCAAGGCTGTCTGCACGCTGATTATTGCGTTCGTGCTGAACTGGGTATATTCCAGCGGCGATGGCAGTATTCGCGCAACACATCCGATCCGACGATCTGCTTGGAcagcctttggcttctttctcCTGCATCTACCTCTATCAGCATCGTTTCTCATCGGAGGCCACATCGCCGCTGCAAGCACTGCGATTGAAGAGTTTGAAGACGGGCAGCGCTGGCTTCTTGGCGGAGGGCTTGGAGTTGGTATGTTTTGTCTCTGGATCTACGGGATGTTATACAGGGTCGAAGGGGAGTGCACTCTTTTCATGGGACAGACGACACGGATCAGTATGAGGTTGATAATTGCGATAATTCTTGTCGTGATTCCGGAGTCACATAACCATCTCAACGCTGAGAGTTTTATGTTCGTTATCATGGCTCTGTTTGCTTTCCTCTTGATATGGGAGACCATTGGGGGCTTATCCAGGACTTCCAAGTTCTTTGAGCCTTGGACGAACAGAAATCCGCCgccggaggaggatgacagAGAAGGCTTGGCGGGCGAGTAATGGGATTGTAAGGCACCTTTCAGAAAAGGAATTGGCATATTGGATCGTGTTCGGATCATAGAGAATGATAGTGGGACCCTTCTCATGCAGGACATTGATTGACTTGAAGCTATAGTGCACCGCCACAGTAAGCGATCGCCACTGTCTGCGTCATTCGTGGCGTATGCTAGGTATAATGAAGCTTTCAGGAAGCCGCGGGTTCAATATGACTGATACCTTATTTTGGAATCTGGAGGAAAACGCCGTGAGGCAGCCTACCTGTGAATACCACCTCAGACTAAGGTAGGTTGTCACCTTTGCACGGCAATGTGCTTGAGTGACATAACATTGAACAACCCGTTTAAAATCCGAGAGAGCTAAGCTATTCCAGGATCATCAATGCATGCGCAAGCAATTCCAAGACTTAACCTGCAGAACGCACTGTAATTGT
This region includes:
- a CDS encoding hypothetical protein (EggNog:ENOG41) — its product is MEYYCKKSWQSGHFIGRVKSHDELIENARKLIQDFRNARSEIGDEFPSLVETTIELEELDKSVALIQQEESLRTAAVVREIKGTIRSVHYQSWEAVRVVGKKRKAVAKNGPDAMVPKRYIHSFRPMPKWVIRTRDKLDNAILCAQVGIIGNKKDGFSIRPHKVFEIDGKVKDVLGIHMVLSLRLWDEPTCIDGRSISRGDEPKSEGTHQHATAIEGIDKETHDSEESPVYENITLDQARLMAGEYGVQGWTEAARLQSQRMKH
- a CDS encoding hypothetical protein (EggNog:ENOG41): MNCNELQEHSRADCFLVKKPRALQWFYKGQLVKEKEEERQAGRFELFLDLLYVAIVANFSDELAEHPDGAHLAKYILIFAPAWHIWADLREIMNSYYTDDLLQRLIILWVMALLVLYANNANDADEDITAMRTTVGAYLVARFTTLNVFLVTSFAAYQHRTQARIMAGFMFVGLLITIPLFLEDINIRAKAAIVAVGIFYQEATWALTLSPWIKAKLHLTYSTAVDIAHEIDRMGAFFIIILGEFVYSIIVGNKTGIGLTSGYAKAVCTLIIAFVLNWVYSSGDGSIRATHPIRRSAWTAFGFFLLHLPLSASFLIGGHIAAASTAIEEFEDGQRWLLGGGLGVGMFCLWIYGMLYRVEGECTLFMGQTTRISMRLIIAIILVVIPESHNHLNAESFMFVIMALFAFLLIWETIGGLSRTSKFFEPWTNRNPPPEEDDREGLAGE